The Gopherus flavomarginatus isolate rGopFla2 chromosome 16, rGopFla2.mat.asm, whole genome shotgun sequence genomic sequence gaggcactggcagggctgggggtggggagcccagggctgggctagcagggggctgcgggtcgggggcaccggcagagctgggggtggggagcccagggctggggagcagggggctgtgggtcgggactgaAGGGCACCAGAAGAGCTggaggtggggagcccagggctgggctaggagggggctgtgggttgggagtgaggggcaccggcagggctacggtttggggagcccagggctgggctagcaggggttgcggatcgggagtgagaggcactggcagggctgggggtggggggcccgGGGCTGTGGATCAGGGTTGACGGGCACCGGCAGAGGCAGGGAAGCTGACCCAGAACACCCCCCTCACAGCTGACTGCCTCAACAAGCCCCCTGGCCCCCactgcagccaggctgggggggagagggggctgcagagctgaggctggagGCGAGGGAGGACTCACCCCTTGGACGCCAGGCGGGAAGACGTACTGGATGATGATGGTGCCGTATTTCTCGTAGCCGGGGAGCAGCAGGCTCGAGTCCTTGGACACCAGCATGCGCCCGTTCTCGGGCTGGTTGCCCACCAACTGCCCGTAGAAGCGCCCGCACATGGGGCAGGCCCGCTTGACCTGCAGCGCCCGCGTGATGCAGGCCTCGCAGAAGGAGTGCCTGCACTTCTCCAGCGTTTTTACGTTCTGGATCTCGCCCAGGCAGATGGGGCACTGgctctcctgctcctcctcccgcGAGCCGCCCGCtgccgccccccccagccctcccccgccTCCTGGGCCCCCCGCCCTGGCCCCGGCGGGCTGCTGACCCCGGGAGACGAGGCCGGCCCCGTGCGGGCGCAGCTCGCCCCCGGGTTTCTCCAGCAGGGCCATGCACCCCACCAGCTCGCTCTGCCGCTGCGCCCTCTTCAGCTCCTTCTCCGTCTCCTTGAGCAGGGCCTTGAGCGCTTTGCGGGCCAGGTAGAGGCCGTTGCCGGCCCCGGGGGCCGGCGTGGAGAGCTGCAGCACGTAGATCTCCGAGGTCTCCCCGTCGATCAGAATGCTCAGCTTGGACTCCTCCTTCAGCCTGACCAGCTTGGAGGGGGCCTCTTTGGTCAGGAAGTCCCAGACGGGCTTAGAGACCGTGAGCTTATTTTTAGTGGCGCCTCCGCATGCCGCCATCCTGGATAAAACAAATGACACTGAAGAGAAAAGAACAGTCATCAAAGCCGCCAGCATCGCCTCCCGGGTGggctagacagacagacagatagacagacacgGACCCCGCCCCACCCCCTTCCACAGCCAGCCAAGTGCCCCAGCCCTAGCCGGGATCTGAACCTTCGGCTCCAGGAAGCATCAGGAGGGGCAGATCCCCTCCGGGACCCGGCCGTCCCCTCAGTCCCGGTGTTCTGCAGCGGCGGGCAGCCTGGGCGACCATCATTGTCCCCTCTGGCTTTTAAATCTCTACCCTCAGATCCCGCGCTGACGGGGGTGTCTCTCGGGTCTATTCCCCAATCGCTGTTTGAGTTAGTTCCCGtccttctcagtggtggcaggtgggTTGTaccccactgcctgccccatGCGAACAACCGCCCTCAAGTTCAAATGAAACACACACCCCCCACGGCTGATCAGTCACCCATCACAAACATGACAGTCACAAGAAAATCATTTAATAAATATCAttgcaattaaaataaaacagtgtggGGCGAGGAAGAAATGCTTGTTTGGGGGCTTAACAAATGGGGGGGTTAACAAACAGGGGGACATGATTGCTGCGAAAACCCCACTTGTAAGGCCCAAGGCTgtgttccccccccacacacacaccccttgggtTATGAAACAGCACAGTAATGAATGGGAAATCCTGGGTCCTGGGGAGGAATAAGGAGGCTGGGGGTGAGGCTATCcatgggagaaggaggggggtctAGCAGGACCCTAAGACACAGCTCTGTCCTCCCGTTAAACTCACCCTCCAGCAGTGCGAATGGGAGTGCATCCTCCCCCCAAGAATCACCCCTGTAGGGGCCTCTGATGGTGAAGTGGggtcaggccctgcccctccacatgGGGCAGATCAGGGGTGCGGTCAGAGGGCACTGCACCTTGGGTAGCCTCTACGCGCCAGGGGGAGCAGAGctgaagttagagcagccctgaggctgctgtcATTGACACCTCAGGCCAGACCCAGAATACGGGGAGCACAGAGAGGTGCAACCCGCCCTGCAGGGATGGGGGACCTTGGGATCGAGCCCCACAAACTGAGCCTGAGCCCTGGAC encodes the following:
- the DTX3 gene encoding probable E3 ubiquitin-protein ligase DTX3 isoform X2 is translated as MGSPVSFVLSRMAACGGATKNKLTVSKPVWDFLTKEAPSKLVRLKEESKLSILIDGETSEIYVLQLSTPAPGAGNGLYLARKALKALLKETEKELKRAQRQSELVGCMALLEKPGGELRPHGAGLVSRGQQPAGARAGGPGGGGGLGGAAAGGSREEEQESQCPICLGEIQNVKTLEKCRHSFCEACITRALQVKRACPMCGRFYGQLVGNQPENGRMLVSKDSSLLLPGYEKYGTIIIQYVFPPGVQGVEHPNPGVRYPGTTRVAYLPDCPEGNKVLALFRKAFDQRLTFTIGTSMTTGRANVITWNDIHHKTNCTGGPQLFGYPDPTYLARVQEELRAKGLTED
- the DTX3 gene encoding probable E3 ubiquitin-protein ligase DTX3 isoform X1; translated protein: MLAALMTVLFSSVSFVLSRMAACGGATKNKLTVSKPVWDFLTKEAPSKLVRLKEESKLSILIDGETSEIYVLQLSTPAPGAGNGLYLARKALKALLKETEKELKRAQRQSELVGCMALLEKPGGELRPHGAGLVSRGQQPAGARAGGPGGGGGLGGAAAGGSREEEQESQCPICLGEIQNVKTLEKCRHSFCEACITRALQVKRACPMCGRFYGQLVGNQPENGRMLVSKDSSLLLPGYEKYGTIIIQYVFPPGVQGVEHPNPGVRYPGTTRVAYLPDCPEGNKVLALFRKAFDQRLTFTIGTSMTTGRANVITWNDIHHKTNCTGGPQLFGYPDPTYLARVQEELRAKGLTED